The Oligoflexia bacterium DNA segment ATCTTGGGGGCGATTTGCCGAATATTTTGGTTACAACGACGATACAAAAGAAGTGTATCTCGACGTCGGCCAAGAAACTTTATAAAAATTCAATGTCGAGCGATGAAAAATCTGACAAATATTTTTGACAAATATTGAGGTTCAAAATGGCAAAAGACTTATTAGATTTACATGGTTTTAAAACCGACGAAGTTTTTGATGCCGTTGATAATTTCATTATGTCGGTGAATCAAAACAATCTCAAACGCGCACGCATCATGACCGGCAAGGGCACAGGGGTTGTTAAAAAAGTCGTCATCGATTATCTCAAACAAGCCAAATATCCCTGGCAATACGAAAAACTATCCAATGGAAAAAACAACGAAGGCGTTTTGGTTGTCTTTTTAGATTAATATTTTCTATCGAACTTTGCATTTAACCATTCATTTCACTGTTACTTCAAGCATCCGCCTGACCGACCACTTCACCGATATCCGTTCACCCACCCTATGAAGTTAGGCTCCTATTAGATGCCTAACTCCATAGGAGCATTCAAAGGTCATGCGAAGGAAGAGACATATGAAGAATGTAATTAATCAAGCAACCCCTCATGATGCTGAGTTAGATTCGAAGCAAATTTTTGAAGCCTTTTACATTTGGTATCGAAATTACGAGCACAAAGAATTAGATAATCAAATCAAACCCTTTCTTAATCTGGCAGTTCCAATTCAATCTGAGGGATGGCTTCGAAAAGTTAGACAAGCTCTGTATTTATCAAGTGGTGAAGTTGCCAAAAGAATAAATATGTCGCGCGGTGGGTACACGAATATGGAATGGAACGTAATGAAGAAAGTGGCAACATTACCTTAAAAGTACTTAAGCGAACCGCAGAAATGATGGATTGTGAACTGCTCTATATAATCAGACCCAAAAAAAGAATGATGTTTTCTGAAGTTATTTGGAATTCTGTTCTAAACAAAGCGCTGAGCCACCATTGGGTAAAATCACGACCTAAACTTTTAAAATATCGAGCGTTGGCTGCGGTTATTCGATGGCATATTGAAGATCCGCAATTCAGACTTAATCAGAAATGGTGTGTTAGACACGTCAGAAAATAATGTTTGCTGATGCGCCATACCATCATGCTACGCTCATTTCATGAGCTCATCATTTTGGAAAAACTTCTTTAGCGGGCGCATGCTCATCACTTTTCTTCTGGGTCTTAGCTCAGGAGCTCCACTTCTCATGACAGGCTCTACACTTCAAGCTTGGATGACTGATGAAAAAGTTGATCTTGCTCTCATCGGTGTTTTTTCACTCGTTGGAATTCCATATACATTAAAGTTTTTGTGGTCACCAGTCATGGATCGCTACACCCCACCATTTCTAGGTCGTAGACGTGGGTGGATACTCATCACACAGATTTTACTAGCCCTTGCTATCGCTGGTCTTAGCTTTACAAAACCAGCGGAATCACCCTGGCTCGTAGCAGTACTCGCTCTTTGCGTGACTTTTTTTAGCGCGAGTCAAGATATCGTTGTTGATGCCTACAGAAGAGAAATACTTAAGCCTCAAGAATTTGGAATCGGCTCATCTTATTATGTCTTCGGGTATCGCATGGGACTTCTCATTTCAGGAGCCTTTGCACTTTATCTTGCAGATCAAATTCCTTGGAACCAGGTCTATCTTTTATTAGCTGGGGTTATGCTTTTATGTACGGTGTTTACGATTTTTGCGCCAAATCCTCCTGGCAATATTGCTCCACCACGGTCACTAAAAGCTGCCGTGATTGAACCATTTATTGATTATTTTAAGCGTCGTGGAGCCATTGAAGTTTTGATTTTTCTATTGCTCTATAAAATCGGCGACAACATGGCTGCAAGCATGACGACACCATTTGTTTTAGGCATTGGTTTTACCAAAACTCAATACGCTGCCATCGCAAAAACATTAGGTCTCGCTGCTTTGATTTTTGGTGGATTCATCGGCGGTGGACTGCTTGTAAAAATTGGACTCAAAAGATCATTATGGATCTTTGGAATATTTCAAGCCGCATCAACTGCTTTATTCTCAGTTCTTGCCAAAATCGGCCCCGACAATACTTGGCTCACGATTACGATCGTTGTTGAGCAACTCACTGCAGGCATGGGAAGTGCGGCTTTTGCTGCATTTATGCTAGGCCTTACAAATAAAAAATTTACGGCCACTCAGTATGCACTTTTAAGCAGTCTTATGGGAATTCCTCGAGTCATCATTTCAGCCCCGACTGGTTTACTTGCAAAACATGTTGGGTGGGTCGAGTTTTTCATCATCTGCACAGTTGTCGCTATTCCTGGGCTTTTGATGCTTTTGCGTTTTAATAAGTGGCATGAAGAATCACCACAATGATACACCACTATCTATGTCAGACTTCTTTTACGATCTAACACCTGAACATATTTTATCTGCCATCGAACAAGTTGGACAACGTTCTACGGGGCGTTGTTATGCACTTAATAGTCTAGAAAATCGTGTCTATGAAGTAGAGCTCGAAGATAACTCAAAAGTAGTCGGAAAATTCTATCGCCCAGGTCGCTGGACACGTGATGCGATTTTAGAAGAACATGAGTTTTTAAAAGATCTCGCAGCCGCTGAAATCCCCGTAGCTGAACCTCTCAAACTTCAAGATGGCTCCACCCTTGGTACCGCTGAAGGCGGAATCATGTTTTCTGTGTTCCCTAAACTTCGAGGCCGGGCTCCTGAAGAACTTAATGATCAACAACTTTTGCAATTAGGCCGTTTTTTAGGACGTATTCATAATGTTGGCGCAAGTAAAAAAGCTAGTCATCGAATATTACTCACACCTGAAACTTACGGAGTAAACCCGTTAAAGTTCTTAAGTGAAAATAACTGGCTATCTCTTGAAATTGCCACTCGCTATAAACAGGTGGTTCAAGAAATCCTAGATATTTCTACACCGTGGTTTGCAAATATAAAAACCCATCGCATTCACGGCGACTGTCATCTCGGAAATCTTCTCTACAACAATGACGGCCCATTTTTCTTAGATTT contains these protein-coding regions:
- a CDS encoding Smr/MutS family protein, with amino-acid sequence MAKDLLDLHGFKTDEVFDAVDNFIMSVNQNNLKRARIMTGKGTGVVKKVVIDYLKQAKYPWQYEKLSNGKNNEGVLVVFLD
- a CDS encoding helix-turn-helix transcriptional regulator, translating into MKNVINQATPHDAELDSKQIFEAFYIWYRNYEHKELDNQIKPFLNLAVPIQSEGWLRKVRQALYLSSGEVAKRINMSRGGYTNMEWNVMKKVATLP
- a CDS encoding AmpG family muropeptide MFS transporter — its product is MSSSFWKNFFSGRMLITFLLGLSSGAPLLMTGSTLQAWMTDEKVDLALIGVFSLVGIPYTLKFLWSPVMDRYTPPFLGRRRGWILITQILLALAIAGLSFTKPAESPWLVAVLALCVTFFSASQDIVVDAYRREILKPQEFGIGSSYYVFGYRMGLLISGAFALYLADQIPWNQVYLLLAGVMLLCTVFTIFAPNPPGNIAPPRSLKAAVIEPFIDYFKRRGAIEVLIFLLLYKIGDNMAASMTTPFVLGIGFTKTQYAAIAKTLGLAALIFGGFIGGGLLVKIGLKRSLWIFGIFQAASTALFSVLAKIGPDNTWLTITIVVEQLTAGMGSAAFAAFMLGLTNKKFTATQYALLSSLMGIPRVIISAPTGLLAKHVGWVEFFIICTVVAIPGLLMLLRFNKWHEESPQ
- a CDS encoding serine/threonine protein kinase, with translation MKNHHNDTPLSMSDFFYDLTPEHILSAIEQVGQRSTGRCYALNSLENRVYEVELEDNSKVVGKFYRPGRWTRDAILEEHEFLKDLAAAEIPVAEPLKLQDGSTLGTAEGGIMFSVFPKLRGRAPEELNDQQLLQLGRFLGRIHNVGASKKASHRILLTPETYGVNPLKFLSENNWLSLEIATRYKQVVQEILDISTPWFANIKTHRIHGDCHLGNLLYNNDGPFFLDFDDMVTGPPVQDLWLLVPGNDEQALKDRDVFLKGYTEMREFDFTSLRLVEPLRAFRFIHYSAWIAKRWKDPAFPRIFPDFNTHKYWSSELLDLEKQLNFIKTLN